A single genomic interval of Drosophila virilis strain 15010-1051.87 chromosome 2, Dvir_AGI_RSII-ME, whole genome shotgun sequence harbors:
- the LOC138910829 gene encoding transcription factor Ouib-like isoform X1 → MSVAFICRTCGKQIDRLHAKNLFADKGDEILKKIQALTGIWLTDELDMPGKICAYCLLDLEHAIAFRERCIKTNTMLMRQNLERKQIDKKTSCPFVNDSDPLSNDKSGLIELEAGEELNCDATGSAYAQRSPQIPPRISRASIPKAVPDIHCKITSHIPARKYFCRQCGMYFDDKSNLSRHRQRHLNETTYEENMFQTAFDLAETVFDNEQSSLPIVPASHNSYRGLQSSSQTHETIKPSKAKKSGASGSQEESSPNKRIRRLGNYFCDQCGRHFNDKANLNRHLQRHMGVKKFECPECGHKDYTQHLINLHQRIQHQGEKPYACKYCGERFANSMARLRHQRSHMEYLESSAEAPAFTCKLCNKSFRKKSILDTHAVVHTGEQPFCCDICNVYFNRKSSLRAHYRSKFHQTNATLKLDKTGVESD, encoded by the exons ATGTCAGTTGCATTTATATGCAGGACTTGCGGCAAACAGATTGACCGTCTCCATGCCAAAAACCTTTTCGCAGATAAGGGCGATGAGATTCTAAAGAAAATACAAGCGCTCACTGGCATTTGG TTAACAGATGAGTTAGATATGCCAGGAAAGATTTGCGCTTACTGCCTGTTAGACTTGGAGCATGCCATAGCATTCCGAGAGCGCTGTATAAAAACCAACACCATGTTGATGCGTCAAAATTTGGAAAGGAAGCAGATCGACAAAAAAACTAGTTGTCCATTTGTCAATGACAGTGATCCGCTATCAAATGATAAAAGTGGACTTATTGAGCTCGAGGCTGGAGAAGAACTGAATTGTGATGCAACAGGCTCTGCATATGCCCAAAGGTCGCCACAGATCCCTCCCAGAATTTCACGCGCTTCGATCCCAAAAGCTGTGCCAGATATTCATTGTAAAATTACATCTCATATTCCAGCCCGGAAATATTTTTGTAGACAATGTGGCATGTATTTTGATGATAAATCCAATTTGAGCCGACACCGTCAAAGGCACTTGAATGAGACGACATACGAAGAAAATATGTTTCAGACCGCCTTCGACTTGGCTGAGACTGTTTTTGATAATGAACAGTCTTCTTTGCCAATTGTGCCTGCTAGCCACAACTCTTACAGAGGATTGCAGAGCTCCAGCCAGACGCATGAAACAATTAAACCATCGAAAGCGAAAAAGAGCGGAGCAAGTGGCAGCCAAGAAGAGAGTTCGCCCAACAAAAGAATTCGAAGGTTgggaaattatttttgtgaTCAGTGCGGCAGGCATTTTAATGATAAGGCCAACCTAAATCGACATCTGCAGCGACACATGGGAGTtaaaaaatttgaatgccCGGAATGCGGACACAAAGATTATACGCAGCATTTAATCAATTTGCACCAACGTATACAGCACCAGGGCGAAAAGCCGTATGCCTGTAAATATTGTGGCGAACGTTTTGCGAACAGCATGGCACGTTTACGACATCAACG AAGCCACATGGAGTACTTGGAATCGAGTGCAGAGGCGCCAGCCTTTACCTGTAAGTTATGTAACAAGTCGTTTAGAAAGAAAAGCATCTTGGATACTCACGCTGTCGTGCACACGGGGGAACAACCTTTCtg CTGCGATATATGCAATGTGTATTTCAATCGGAAGTCAAGCTTACGTGCTCATTACCGCTCGAAGTTTCATCAGACAAATGCTACGCTAAAACTAGACAAGACTGGAGTTGAATCGGattaa
- the LOC138910829 gene encoding zinc finger protein interacting with ribonucleoprotein K-like isoform X2 produces the protein MPGKICAYCLLDLEHAIAFRERCIKTNTMLMRQNLERKQIDKKTSCPFVNDSDPLSNDKSGLIELEAGEELNCDATGSAYAQRSPQIPPRISRASIPKAVPDIHCKITSHIPARKYFCRQCGMYFDDKSNLSRHRQRHLNETTYEENMFQTAFDLAETVFDNEQSSLPIVPASHNSYRGLQSSSQTHETIKPSKAKKSGASGSQEESSPNKRIRRLGNYFCDQCGRHFNDKANLNRHLQRHMGVKKFECPECGHKDYTQHLINLHQRIQHQGEKPYACKYCGERFANSMARLRHQRSHMEYLESSAEAPAFTCKLCNKSFRKKSILDTHAVVHTGEQPFCCDICNVYFNRKSSLRAHYRSKFHQTNATLKLDKTGVESD, from the exons ATGCCAGGAAAGATTTGCGCTTACTGCCTGTTAGACTTGGAGCATGCCATAGCATTCCGAGAGCGCTGTATAAAAACCAACACCATGTTGATGCGTCAAAATTTGGAAAGGAAGCAGATCGACAAAAAAACTAGTTGTCCATTTGTCAATGACAGTGATCCGCTATCAAATGATAAAAGTGGACTTATTGAGCTCGAGGCTGGAGAAGAACTGAATTGTGATGCAACAGGCTCTGCATATGCCCAAAGGTCGCCACAGATCCCTCCCAGAATTTCACGCGCTTCGATCCCAAAAGCTGTGCCAGATATTCATTGTAAAATTACATCTCATATTCCAGCCCGGAAATATTTTTGTAGACAATGTGGCATGTATTTTGATGATAAATCCAATTTGAGCCGACACCGTCAAAGGCACTTGAATGAGACGACATACGAAGAAAATATGTTTCAGACCGCCTTCGACTTGGCTGAGACTGTTTTTGATAATGAACAGTCTTCTTTGCCAATTGTGCCTGCTAGCCACAACTCTTACAGAGGATTGCAGAGCTCCAGCCAGACGCATGAAACAATTAAACCATCGAAAGCGAAAAAGAGCGGAGCAAGTGGCAGCCAAGAAGAGAGTTCGCCCAACAAAAGAATTCGAAGGTTgggaaattatttttgtgaTCAGTGCGGCAGGCATTTTAATGATAAGGCCAACCTAAATCGACATCTGCAGCGACACATGGGAGTtaaaaaatttgaatgccCGGAATGCGGACACAAAGATTATACGCAGCATTTAATCAATTTGCACCAACGTATACAGCACCAGGGCGAAAAGCCGTATGCCTGTAAATATTGTGGCGAACGTTTTGCGAACAGCATGGCACGTTTACGACATCAACG AAGCCACATGGAGTACTTGGAATCGAGTGCAGAGGCGCCAGCCTTTACCTGTAAGTTATGTAACAAGTCGTTTAGAAAGAAAAGCATCTTGGATACTCACGCTGTCGTGCACACGGGGGAACAACCTTTCtg CTGCGATATATGCAATGTGTATTTCAATCGGAAGTCAAGCTTACGTGCTCATTACCGCTCGAAGTTTCATCAGACAAATGCTACGCTAAAACTAGACAAGACTGGAGTTGAATCGGattaa
- the LOC116651842 gene encoding zinc finger protein 239-like codes for MVEAQQSASEDYDSAASDGFRSKVKCNARQTGISKTYVCDQCGKCFTDSSNLKVHILRHTGVKNFECEECNTKYFTRHLLNLHIRVRHQGEMPYACKYCDQRFFTSTSRCRHERCEICNVGFPRNTNLKIHYRSKQHQKRAAEALDKQFNIIEAISDVETDIDSIIEDFDV; via the exons ATGGTGGAAGCTCAGCAATCAGCGTCAGAAGATTATGATAGTGCCGCATCCGATGGATTCCGAAGCAAAGTGAAGTGTAATGCGAGGCAAACTGGCATTAGCAAGACCTACGTGTGCGATCAATGTGGCAAATGCTTTACGGATTCCAGCAATTTGAAAGTGCACATATTGCGGCATACAGGTGTGAAGAACTTTGAGTGCGAGGAGTGTAACACAAAGTACTTTACACGGCATTTACTCAATTTGCACATACGCGTTCGGCATCAGGGCGAAATGCCATACGCATGCAAATACTGTGATCAGCGCTTCTTCACGAGCACCAGCCGCTGTCGGCATGAACG TTGCGAAATATGCAATGTGGGTTTTCCCCGAAATACGAACTTGAAAATTCACTATCGTTCAAAGCAGCATCAAAAAAGAGCCGCCGAGGCACTGGATAAACAATTCAACATTATAGAGGCAATCTCCGATGTGGAAACTGACATTGATTCAATCATTGAAGATTTTGATGTTTAA
- the LOC6629623 gene encoding transcription factor Ouib-like: protein MSIQCRTCAAKIFNPNAKNLFEQDDNEILLNIETLTGIRLNEDQHMPKHICTCCHLDLYHSIAFRERCLKTEHYLQSANQKATKSDPLNTAQTEVGSTSETPSQPFAAIKISPSENQILHTADTEALSQNPPQHRILRARKPNCNTRTEKRIKERRKYSYVRNFAKTSPVSNAEHCQEAESFKTSPHSSPSNCEQSPSRAKEESNELKATFDQTEEFHEAGLEGSPAKVSSVAESLPAQDNSIATKKDKPALKPPGDPKVYICDLCGHQSTSPKNLDIHILRHKGEKNFECEECGAKHYSKYLLQLHIRVKHQGEMPFVCRFCDQRFYSGSTRTRHEQVRHIRSWSYECKICGKKYNTKSCLNKHEFLHSGLRPYRCELCNVAFPRKPGLRIHCRTKQHQKRASEALNSQLDGIKDIAVPDGTIVFPDSIIVELDV from the exons ATGTCGATTCAATGCAGAACCTGTGCAGCGAAGATCTTTAATCCTAATGCCAAAAATCTCTTCGAGCAAGACGACAATGAGATATTGCTCAATATTGAAACACTAACTGGAATCCGG TTGAACGAGGACCAACATATGCCCAAGCACATTTGCACCTGTTGTCATTTGGATCTGTACCATTCGATAGCTTTTCGAGAGCGCTGCCTCAAAACCGAACATTATTTGCAGAGTGCAAATCAAAAGGCGACGAAGTCAGACCCGCTAAATACAGCACAGACAGAAGTTGGTTCAACAAGTGAAACACCAAGTCAACCTTTtgctgcaataaaaataagtcCTTCAGAGAATCAAATATTGCATACAGCAGATACAGAAGCGTTAAGTCAAAACCCTCCGCAACATCGCATTTTGCGCGCTCGCAAGCCAAATTGTAATACTAGAACAGAAAAGCGTATTAAGGAGCGCAGAAAATATTCCTATGTTCGCAATTTTGCCAAAACGTCGCCTGTTTCAAACGCTGAACATTGTCAAGAAGCTGAAAGCTTTAAGACTTCACCACACAGCAGTCCTAGCAATTGTGAACAGAGTCCGAGTAGAGCAAAGGAAGAGTCCAATGAATTGAAAGCCACCTTTGACCAAACTGAAGAGTTCCACGAAGCAGGACTCGAAGGCAGTCCAGCCAAGGTGTCCTCTGTTGCCGAGTCCTTGCCGGCACAAGATAATAGCATTGCGACCAAGAAGGATAAACCCGCTTTGAAGCCACCTGGAGATCCCAAGGTCTATATCTGTGACCTTTGCGGTCATCAGTCCACAAGTCCTAAAAACTTGGATATACACATACTGCGTCATAAAGGAGAAAAGAATTTCGAATGCGAGGAATGTGGCGCAAAGCACTACTCCAAATACCTACTGCAATTGCATATTCGAGTGAAGCACCAAGGCGAGATGCCATTTGTATGCAGATTCTGTGACCAGCGATTCTATTCAggcagcacacgcacacgccaTGAACA AGTACGGCACATAAGAAGTTGGTCGTATGAGTGCAAGATTTGTGGCAAAAAATACAACACGAAATCGTGTTTGAATAAACACGAATTCCTGCACTCAGGCTTGCGACCATATCG CTGTGAATTGTGCAATGTGGCGTTTCCGCGCAAGCCAGGCTTAAGGATTCATTGCCGTACAAAACAGCATCAAAAGCGGGCTAGCGAAGCGTTAAACAGTCAACTCGATGGCATAAAAGATATAGCCGTTCCTGACGGAACTATAGTGTTTCCAGACTCAATAATAGTCGAACTTGATGTATAA